ATTTCCCTTCAGGTCAATCAGGTTGACCCACACAGTAGCGGTGTCGATAACTTTATTCTGAAACTCTAACAGCCGTCGTGCCGCCATTTCTGAATTACGTAAAGCTTCTTCTGCTTTCTTTCGCTCGGTGATATCACGTGCAATGCTCAAAATCGCAGGTTTTCCCTGATACGTTACACGAGTGGCACTAATCTCCACCGGAAACGTCCTTCCACCTCTAGCGGTATGAACCGTTTCAAAAACCAGCAATTCACTTTTTTCCATTTTTTTACCAAGATCTTGTATGGCTTCTGGCGTTAGACTAGAATCGATCTGGTGAACTTTCATGATCAACAATTCTTCTCTGGAATAACCCAAAACATCGACTGCGGTTTGGTTAACGTCAATGATGTTTGTGTCAAAATCTAGAATCAAGGCAGTGTCATTCATTCCATTAATCATTTCTCGGTACTTTTCTTCGCTCTCTCTGAGCTTTTCCTCAGCCTTTTTTCGTTCCGTAATATCTCTGTTTATGGTTACAAATCCTATTGGTTTGCCGTCTTTGTCTTTCATGACTGACGTGCTCATCTCTATAGAAGTTTTAGTACCGTCCTTGAGCGTGATAGTGTACTCTCTTCTTGACACACTCCTCTTTTTCATCGCTTCTTTTATGATTGCAAAAGCTTTTTTTCTTTCTTCTGGCTTGATGATATCCAACGAGCTTTTTCCAATAACTTCTTTTTTGTCGTGGATGCCATACAGTTTCAAGCTGGCTTCATTAATGTCGACGACTTTTCCATCGAGGTCTGTGATTACTATGCTTTCATTAGACATTCTCACAGCGTTAGAGAGGCGAATCAATTCTTCTTCGGTATGCCTGCGTTCTGTGACATCTCTAAAGAATCCAACTACATATTGTTTGTCACCAATGTTCAGGAACCTAGAACTAACATCACAATAAACTACTGTTTTGTCCTTTCTCAAAATGTGCGCATTTCTAGTAAAAATCGATTTTCCTTCCAATTGTGCCGTAAATTGCTTTATTCGGACAGGCAAAGCTTCTTTGCGATCAAGATCCGTTACATTCAAGTTTAGTAATTCGTCAATAGGATAACCTGTTATTTCTTCCATTCTAGGGTTTGCAAAAGCAAATTTGAGTGTTTCAGCGTCTGCGGCAAGAATTCCGTCAGTTGCTCCCTCAAATATCGCTCTAAATCTTTGTTCACTCTGTTTTAGTTCATTTTCGATTTTTTTCTGTTCAGTTACATCCTTAACAAACCCTACCAAATATTCTTGGTTTCCAAGTTTCATGAGCCTAGAACTACCAGTGCAGTAGACAATCTGTTTATCTTTTCGCAAAATAGGAATATCCCGAGTAACCTCTATTTCATTTTCAAAATGTTTCTGGACCTGACCAACATAAAACGGTAGATCCTCTTTTCGAAAAAGATCCGTTACGCTCATTTTTAGTAACTCATTCGACGAGTAGCCTATTATTTCACTCATACGTGGATTTGCAAATGCAAATTTCATTGTCTTAGGATTTATAGCTATAATTCCATCCGTTGCGCCTTCAAAGATTGTTTGGAATCTTTGCAAACTTTCTTTTAGTCTGCTTTCCGTTTTTTTGTGCTCAGTGATGTCAACAATGATGCCTCTTAGCCCCACAGGCATGTTTCCACGAATAATGGGTGTGACGTGGATCATAATTGGAAATGTACTGCCCTCTTTACTCAATCCAGTGAACTCTAAGAAACCTACATCAGCTCCACTCAAAACTCGGTCAAACTCATCTTTCGCTCGGTTTCTATCTTCTGGAATCAACATCTGGACAGTTTTCAGACCTTTGTCAAAATCTTCTTGAGTATAGCCAAACCGTTCATATGCTACCTGATTCACAAATACAAACTTCCCAGTTGCGTCCGTTTCAAAAATAATCTCGGGAAGCAAATCAGTCAGTTCTCGGAGTCGTTTCTCACTCTCTTGTAGCGCCTTCTCCGCTTTCTTGCGCTCTGTGATGTCTCGTGTTATGCCAATAATCTCGATTCTTCCATCGCGTTCAACGGGAATAATTGATGCTTCAACAGAAACCCGACTTCCATCTTTTCGTATCATTTCCACTTCATTAGGTCCACTTTTTTTTCCAAGTTTGTTTGGTGTGAACGCCTCCATCAGTCTGGTTATCGATTCTGGAGAAACAAGAATGTCCAACATGTTTTTGCCAATCAGTTCTTCCTTCGTGTAGCCAGTCAGCTTTTCTGCTCGCTTGTTTCCATCAAGAAAAATGCCATCAACATCTTGTACCCAAATGGCTTCAGGAGCATTCTCGATGAAATAGTTAAACCGCTCCTCAGATTCCCGAAGTTTCTCTTCTGTCTTCTTCTGTTCTGTGATGTTGTGGAATATGCCTAAGGTGGCTGGTTCGCCTTTGTATATCAACTTCGCAGTGCTTGCCTCATAAAGTAGCATTTTTCCCTCTTTTGTGACTGCTTCAATAGTGAATGGCGCAACATACTTTCCATTCTTGCCTTTCTTCAAATTTTTCATTAGTATATCTTTGCTTTTTTCAGTTACAATACGTGTTTTTGAAAAATGCTTTCCAATGAGCTCCTCTCTTGGGACTCCCAGTATCTCCTCCGCGGATTGTGAAAACTCCAAAATGTTTCCGTTTTTATCCACAATTACAACGGGGTCCACCATGGCTTCAAACAATCTCTGAAAATGTTTTTGTGACCACTTCAGTTTTTTTTCCGCGTGCAGCAAGTCTG
This genomic interval from Candidatus Bathyarchaeum sp. contains the following:
- a CDS encoding PAS domain S-box protein; amino-acid sequence: MSKGKRRRAEDEKAVSEDYVKKMKDTYPIIIRTLMHDLIVSFDKDGDIVFLNDAAVEFWGQPSEELIGTHFYDYLHLEDTKKTQVALQEIIKSKGQVKGLIVRVKSPKGERTVAWNAAAIFDDTGEYVGIQATGKDLTDLLHAEKKLKWSQKHFQRLFEAMVDPVVIVDKNGNILEFSQSAEEILGVPREELIGKHFSKTRIVTEKSKDILMKNLKKGKNGKYVAPFTIEAVTKEGKMLLYEASTAKLIYKGEPATLGIFHNITEQKKTEEKLRESEERFNYFIENAPEAIWVQDVDGIFLDGNKRAEKLTGYTKEELIGKNMLDILVSPESITRLMEAFTPNKLGKKSGPNEVEMIRKDGSRVSVEASIIPVERDGRIEIIGITRDITERKKAEKALQESEKRLRELTDLLPEIIFETDATGKFVFVNQVAYERFGYTQEDFDKGLKTVQMLIPEDRNRAKDEFDRVLSGADVGFLEFTGLSKEGSTFPIMIHVTPIIRGNMPVGLRGIIVDITEHKKTESRLKESLQRFQTIFEGATDGIIAINPKTMKFAFANPRMSEIIGYSSNELLKMSVTDLFRKEDLPFYVGQVQKHFENEIEVTRDIPILRKDKQIVYCTGSSRLMKLGNQEYLVGFVKDVTEQKKIENELKQSEQRFRAIFEGATDGILAADAETLKFAFANPRMEEITGYPIDELLNLNVTDLDRKEALPVRIKQFTAQLEGKSIFTRNAHILRKDKTVVYCDVSSRFLNIGDKQYVVGFFRDVTERRHTEEELIRLSNAVRMSNESIVITDLDGKVVDINEASLKLYGIHDKKEVIGKSSLDIIKPEERKKAFAIIKEAMKKRSVSRREYTITLKDGTKTSIEMSTSVMKDKDGKPIGFVTINRDITERKKAEEKLRESEEKYREMINGMNDTALILDFDTNIIDVNQTAVDVLGYSREELLIMKVHQIDSSLTPEAIQDLGKKMEKSELLVFETVHTARGGRTFPVEISATRVTYQGKPAILSIARDITERKKAEEALRNSEMAARRLLEFQNKVIDTATVWVNLIDLKGNVVLWNRAAELVSGYSREEVVGTNKMWKLLYPNPDYRTNIFAIGKKILEEGKRMEDFYSIIRCKDGTMKTISWYSTNILNEKGEPEGSISIGIDVTEREKDQQEMKKAFAMLKQSNSDLESYTYVVSHDLKAPLRTIRSFGSFILEDYSDKLDDTGKDYLNRMINASSHLNTMIEDLLVLSRVGRKFTEREKVDLNKLVN